The DNA segment GGATTTCGTCGGGAGCAGCAGATCTGCGTTTTCGACGACACCGCTACCGAAGACGGTAGTGCTCgatgcagcgtggacaaacctgtcgccatcaacatcaactcTCCGGTCAACTATAAGAGAGCAGTCAATACCGGTGGCGCCTTGTGGgctcggcggctgtgcacagacgcagaccgctaatccattcactcttgtcatgcaggttAGTAAAGCTTACAGTCTTTTTTCTAAGAAGTCTAGCAATCGTTTCCTGCTTCAGCTGCCGAGCCCGCACTGCTGCCTTCTTGTCGCTCTTGAGTGTTCTGATGTAATTCGTGCTTTGTTGATGATGTCGGGTGATGTCGAAAGCAACCCGGGCCCGGACTCCGATGCTTTACTAGCTGAATTGAAGAACTTGTCTGCTGGACAGTCGCAATTAATCAGTCAGGTTCAAGACCTGAAAACTCATCTAGTGTCGACGGACAAAGCTATTGCTGATCTGGGCAGGCGCATGACTGATCTAGAGGGGCATTATCAAAATCTTGTCTCCCTACGCTCTGACTTCGAAACCGTGAAAACGTGTACCGCTCAAGTGGCCACCGTGGTACACAGGCTTGAaacgcgtattgatgacgccgagAACCAGTCACGACGCAATAATCTTATTTTTTATGGCCTCCCTGAATCAACTGGATCAGAGACGTTTGCCCAGACCGAGCAACTTATCATCAAGCACTGCCAGGATCATTTGAATATTTGTATCGAGCCGAAAGAAATTGAGCGCGCACATCGTCTCGGTCATCGCACAGATACTAACCGCCACCGTCCTATCATAGCGAAATTCACCTTCCATAAAACAAAAGAATTGGTTCTTTCTAACGGCCGCAAGTTCAAAGGAACCAGCTTCAGCGTTGGAGAGGATTTCTCTCGTTCCGTACAAAAcgctcgccggcatctcgttACTTTCGCTAAAAGCAAATCATTACCTTTCTCTCTGCGATTCAAAACACTGCATATGGGCCATAAGCGCTACGTCTACGACGAGCAAACACAATCTGTCAAAGAAATAATATAGCAATTTCCCCGTCGTAAAAATGTCCGTTGCACTGTTAAGCCCAAATCTAACATATCATTGTCTGTAATCTTTACGAACGCACGCAGTTTCCTTCCAAAACGTGACGCTTTTTCCAACCTTGTTTTATCATCCAACAGTAATATAATGGTGATAACCGAAACGTGGCTAACGGAAGATATAACAGATACAGAAGTACTAGCCGACCTACCGGAATTTCATGTCTATCGAAAGGATCGCAAAGGCATGCGGGGGGGCGGTGTACTGATTGCTGTGCACCAGCAGTTATCGTGCTCCGTAGCCAAAAACATCACTTCTGATCTTGAAGTATTGTGGCTAATTATTCACGCTTCCCCCCATACAATCATTCTAGGTGTTTGCTACAGGCCTCCAAATAATATTTCAGATTTCACATTTAAACTTAATAACAGTTTGAGTGACCTTAGTAATCAACACCCACAAGCAGAAGTCCTCCtgtttggtgattttaattttccccaAATAGACTGGAGCAATGACGTCCCCATAACTATGGGCAGTGAGCCTGCCAGAGATTTTGTGGATTTCTGCCTTAATTTCAATTTAACTCAACTTGTATCAGAACCTACACGCGTTGCACTAAGCACTTCTAGCATCTTAGATCTCATCCTAACCAGCAATCCG comes from the Dermacentor silvarum isolate Dsil-2018 chromosome 9, BIME_Dsil_1.4, whole genome shotgun sequence genome and includes:
- the LOC119464569 gene encoding uncharacterized protein LOC119464569 codes for the protein MQVFQRALVRLLLPSLVTASLAVPLQYRAWSDEHDRIACHPSLMRTSGFAPPFRPLDFVGSSRSAFSTTPLPKTVVLDAAWTNLSPSTSTLRSTIREQSIPVAPCGLGGCAQTQTANPFTLVMQVFQRALVRLLLPSLVTASLAVPLQYRAWSDEHDRIACHPSLMRTSGFAPPFRPLDFVGSSRSAFSTTPLPKTVVLDAAWTNLSPSTSTLRSTIREQSIPVAPCGLGGCAQTQTANPFTLVMQVSKAYSLFSKKSSNRFLLQLPSPHCCLLVALECSDVIRALLMMSGDVESNPGPDSDALLAELKNLSAGQSQLISQVQDLKTHLVSTDKAIADLGRRMTDLEGHYQNLVSLRSDFETVKTCTAQVATVVHRLETRIDDAENQSRRNNLIFYGLPESTGSETFAQTEQLIIKHCQDHLNICIEPKEIERAHRLGHRTDTNRHRPIIAKFTFHKTKELVLSNGRKFKGTSFSVGEDFSRSVQNARRHLVTFAKSKSLPFSLRFKTLHMGHKRYVYDEQTQSVKEII